The DNA region CGGTCTGGCTGATGTTCATGGTTTTCACGATTTTAGTGGAAATTTTCCAGATTTCCTTTCTTTCATCATAACTGACATCCGGTTCAAACGGCACGCCCAGAGTCGTGGCAAGCATTTGCGCCGCCAGATCTTCGGCTTTATCTCCGGAATTTGTTTCGGTCTCGCCATAAGAGTGGTATTCGGAAAGATAACCGTACTGGGACCGCTCCGCGGGAACCGCGACTCCGATTGACGCGGCGATCAGCCGGTATGGTTCATTGGTGCTGCATTCGGCAATAACCGCGTAGACGATCTCGCCCGGCGAGAGATATTGAAGACCTTTGAACCGGGAAAGGATTTTTGCTCCCGGCGGCAGGATGCTCGATACGCGAACGATATTAAAAGGGGCGGTACCGGCGTCACGGAGAGCGGCCTCGAAACTGGCTAGCTTCTCCTTGTGCCGGCCGGCGCCTTTCGTCAGAAAAATTCTTTTAGGTATAATGATTACGCTCCGTTTTCATATCTATCATACACTTCTCAAATAATCTTTTTAAGGGCATCGATCAACCGGCGGTTCTGACTCTCGGTGCCGACCGTAATCCGCAGGGCATTGGGAAAACCGTATTCTTTAATCGGGCGGGTAATGATACCCCTTTTTTGCAATTCTTCAAAGACAATTTGACTGTTTTTATCGAAATCGACGAAGATGAAGTTCCCATAAGTCGGCAGATAAAAAAGTCCCAGTCTTTTGTAAACATCGAAAAGAAATTCTTTGCCTGCCTCGTTTACTTCTTGTCCTTGTTTCACATGATCAAAATCCTCAAGCGCGGCGATTCCCGCGGCCTGGGAAATTCTGTTGACATTGAAAGAAATCCTCAATTTCATCAGATTTGAAATTATTTCTCTTTTCGCAAATCCATAACCCAGTCGAGCGCCAGCCAGCCCGTAGATCTTGGAAAAGGTCCGCAGGATCAGCATATCCTTCCCGGCGCGGAAATAATTGAATGAGCTTGGATAATCCGGGTCGGATATGTACTCATAATAGGCTTCATCCATGATCACCAGCACATCTGACGGCAGTTGCCTGAAAAAATCATTAACTTCGGCCTTGGTGACCATCGTGCCGGTAGGATTATTGGGATTGTCAATATAGATCAGTTTTGTATCCTTTTTTACGGCCATAAGCATGCTTTTTAAATCATGGGTATAATGCTTCATCGGCACTTCAATTAATCGGGCACCGGCAATACTGACGGCAATCTTAAACCAGATGAATGCCCCCTCGCTCGTGATCGCGCTGTCGGCCGGATCAAGGTAGGCTAAAGCAGCGAGCAGCAGAATTTCAACCGAACCGTTGCCAATAATGGTCGCTTCCGGGTCAACCTGGAATCTCCGGGCCAAGACATTCCTTAATTTACAACAGTTGTCATCCGGGTAAAGAAAGCATTCATTTATCGCCTTTTGCATGGCTTTGATCGCCAGCGGAGATGTACCCAGCGGATTTTCATTGGAGGCGAGTTTAATCACATCTCCTTTCAGGTTCAGCTCCCGAATCACTTCCTCTATGGGCTTGCCCGGTTTGTAAGGTCTTATTCTCTTGACTAAATCTCTCGCTTCAATCATATTATTTCTCTTTATCTTTAATAGGCCTTATTCTTTCGTCTATTGAGCGGCATATCCTTTCCAGGATCTTTGCCGCTTCGGCATCCGGATACATTTCGACAAATGGTCTACCATTATCAGTGGTCTCGACGATCCGCGGGTCTAAAGGGACTTGTCCTAAAAATGGCACACCCATTTCCCTGGCGGCTTTCTCGCCCCCGCCGGACTTAAAGAGATCGATTTTGGTGCCACAGTTAGGACAGCTCAAACCGCTCATGTTTTCCAACATGCCAAGGACTGGAACGGAAAGCTGCTGGAGAAACCGGACGCATTTGCGTGAATCAAGCAGGGCAATATCCTGAGGTGTGGTAACGATGATCGCGCCGGTCAGCTTATTTATCATCTGGCATATGGAAAGCGGCTCATCACCCGTGCCCGGGGGCGAATCAATGATCAAATAGTCAAGTTTACCCCAGTTTACTTCGGCAAGGAACTGCCTCAAAACGCCCATTTTCATCGGTCCCCGCCAGATTACCGGCATATCGGTATTCTGAAGCAGGGAAGCCATGGAAAAGGCAACAAGATTAGGATTAATTTGAAACGGAACCATTCCCTCAGTATCCATCTGCAGCTCTTTGCCTTCAAAACCGAGCATTTTTGCGACCGAAGGGCCATGGATATCCGCATCAAGCAACCCCACTTTTGCTCCCCGGCGGCTCAGACAAGCCGCTATATTGATAGCCACAAAACTTTTGCCGACCCCGCCCTTGTTGGATAAAACCAGTATCTTCGCCAAGATTTGCGCCATATTCTTGGCTAACATCGCTTCCAGGCGTTTCAGGTCATTTTCTTTATCACTACTCATCTTCTGCACTTCCCATCACCAGAACAGGGCGGCTTTTCGCAGCGATCATCCCGACCGCAACAAGTCTTACCTTGTTGTGATCCGATCGCACGTCCGCCCACGGCAACATTACTTTTAGAAAGTATCCTATTCAATTCTTTACTGCCACAATACTGGCATTTAATTGCTATGTCACCCTGTCCTATGCCAATAAGAAATTCGTTTATCGCATTACAGTGTTTGCATTGGTATTCATAAATAGGCATATGGACTTTGCGTTATCGCGCTGGTCTCATATATATCTCCTTGGCTCAAGCCTTCATTAGATGAACAATTAATAGGGGACCAAGGGACCTTACTTTACCTCCGGCTCGTTGTGAGAGCAACCGAGTTCCGGTCGGTTCACCAGATTGCCGTTCAGGAAGAGTTTCAGCGCATTTTCAACGTCTTCTATCTCTGTAATAAATGCTTCGATCTTTGCGTTGCTGAGATCGTCATAGATCCGTCTACCCATACCGTGCGATATGACAACCCCGCAATCGCTAAGGGCCTCAAGAATGGGGGCGTGGCGGTCAAAGCTATGGTTTGAGCCTTCGAGACCCCGGGCATGACCCGTAAAAGTATTGTCGCGATACTCCTGTTTCTTGATCTCCATGCCTTCGATCTCAAAAATCACAAAACCTCGGGTTCGACCGAAATGTGAAGAAATAGTTTTCCCGTCATCAGATGCAATGGCAATCTTCATAAATTCAATCTCCTTTCTTTTTTTTCTCAACTAACTGGTGATGGTAAGAACCTTCTCTTATCATTCTTACTCCGCATTTTGGACATTTTTCTTCCCGGCACGGCATTCCTGGTTTATGCGGTATCTTTTCGCCGCACTTTGGACATAAACAGAATCCGCATGAACCCATACCTGTTTTTAACATGGCATTCATTTGTATATTACCTCCTTCAATCCTTAATGCCTTGCCTTTGACCAAGGCAGCAGCCACCTTTCTGTGCGCCGACTCAATGATTCTGCCGAAAGTCTGACGCGACACCTTCATTTTTTCTGCCGCCTGTTCCTGGTAAAGACCCTCAAGGTCGGCAAGCCTCACAGCCTCGAATTCATCCAAAGTCAATATTTCGACTTCAAGCATGACCAGGGGTACACCACGGGGTTTAAAATAACAGCACCTGGGTTCAGACCCGATTTGTCGGCAGCATTGCGGTCTCGCCATCTATTCGATACTCCTTACCATAGCCTATATATTATAGGCATATGCTCATAATTGTCAAGGGAGTAAATTATATCAGCAATAAACATCAACCATTGATTCCGTACACTTCTTGGTTAAAATACCGCTATGGACCAAAAAAAATTTATTGAACCAAAAGACCTTGATAAAAAACAACTGCTGGAATTACTGGAAGATGCCGCGAGAAACTGGCTTGCCCACGACGGACTGTGGTTTCAAGCGGTTGAAAAAAAATGCGGTTTGGAGACGGCGATCGAACTTGATGGCAATGCCTGGAAAGAGTTCACTCAGATCGAAGCCCGGAGAATCATGAAACGCCTGAACATCAAACCCGGCGGCGGAATCCCGGCATTGCATCAGGCATTAAAATTTCGACTTTATGCGTTTGTAAATGTACAAGCAATAACTGAAGTTTCAGATAACCGATGCCTTTTCCGCATGATGAATTGTCGCGTACAAGAAGCGCGCAGAAGGAAAAACCTGCCTGACTTTCCATGTAAACCCGTAGGCATGATTGAATATTGCCATTTTGCAAAAACTATTGACCCGCGCATAGAAACACGCTGTATCGCGTGCCCGCCGGATCCCCATCCGGGAGAATTCTATTGCTGCTGGGAATTTACTGCAGTTAAATAATTTTAAAGATCAAATTTAGGATTCCACCAACCAGGAAACCGGAGCCGAGCAGGATCAACAGTATTCTTAACGCATCACGCCACCCAAGTTCCCTCGCCATGGTGAAGAAGGTCGCGCAACAAGGAAGGTAGAGCACCAAAAAAATGCAGGCGATAACGAGCTGTTCAGGCCCGAGGTTATAAGGCGCCAACAATGCGATGGAGACATCTTTGCGCAAAAAACCGGATATCATAACCAGCGCCGTCTGCGGCGGCAGTCCGAGGATGTACTCAAGTGGCGCGCCCAATATCACCGATAACGCATTGATCACCTTGAGCTGTTCTAAGATTCCAATGAAAAAGACACCCAGTATGATCAGCGGTATCGCTTCGATGAAAAATGTACTCAACCGCAGCCAGACCTTCCTGAAAAGAATCGAAAGTCTCGGAATACGATAAGGCGGGATTTCGACGAACAGCTCGGGCGTCTCGCCCCTGAGCAGCTTATTCAGGAAAAAGCCCGTTAGGGCCGCGATGACGATGAGGATACCAAAGATTAATGCCACGTATCCGGCGCCATGGGGCATGACCAGGCTTACGATCATAGCGGTCTGGGGCATGCAGGGCGCACTCATCATAATCAGAGCGACGGCTATCACCTTCTCCCGTCTGGTTTCCAGGATCCTCGTGGCGAGCATCGCCGGGACTTTGCATCCAAGACCTAATATGATGGGGATAGCGGAATAACCGTGCAGTCCCAGCCGATGAAAAATGCTGTCCAGAAGGACGGCCAACCGGGGGAGATAGCCCCAATCCTCCAGGAAACTCAATACTAAATAGAAGCCGAAAAGATAGGGAAGCACAACAACCAGCGGAATATAGAGAGCGGTTGTCAAAAGCCCGAATGATTCCAGAACATTCGGAGTTGTTCCCAGAAGCAGGGCACGGATAAACGGCACCGGTATCAAACTCACAATCCTTGCGATAAAAGGTAAATAAAGGTTGTTGAACAAGGGATCGAGCAGAATGTTGATCAGTCCTTCACCGATAAGCCTGATAACATAAAATGTAGCCGCGAGGATAACGAGGGCAATCATGATCCCGGTCACCGGTTTTATGGTCAGGTCGCCCAACATCTCCCAGAACGTGTGATGCCGGTGCCTCACGGTCTGGACCTGCTCTATGATTTTCCCAACCTCGTGCCATTTTTCGGCATCTTCGTATTCATAAATACTTTTTTTAGCTTCGTTCAGCCTCCCGATCAATTCCTTTATTCTTTCACCCGTAACCGCGACCGTGGGTACGACCGGAATGCCGAGGATCGCCTCGAGCTTACCGATATTAATAGTGATACCAGTGTGTTTTGTTTCATCCCAGAGGTTAAGCACAACGATCAACAGGATATCTTTTTTCAGGAGCTGGAGCGTCAAGTTCAGATTTCTCTCCAGATTCGTGGCATCCAAAACATTTACCACAACAACGCCCTTGTCGCCGACCGCATCGTTAAGCAGCTCCAGCGCGACCTTTTCGGCCGGATTGGTCGGCTCCAGGCTGTATGTTCCCGGCACATCAACCACATCAACCTTCTGGTCGCCGACCTTCATGCTGCCCGACACGAATTCTACCGTGGTTCCCGGATAATTCGACGATATGACCCCGACGCCGGTAAGCCTTGAAAAAACGACACTCTTACCCACGTTGGGATTACCCATTAGCAAGATCTTTTTCATGTCATTAATTTATTATTGCTATTGGCTACGATCATTGTCTGCAGGTTTGACAATAATCCGGCGGGCTATGCCAAAACCTATCGCAACCTGGGCTTTGCCAACGCCTACGATCACCGGTCCGTGCATAATCTGCGTACTCACTTTGGTTATTTCTACTCCGGGACGGATCTCCAGTGCCTCCAGTTTCATGGCCATTCCCCTGCCGCCCTGGATTTCAATAACTTTTCCCTTTTGGCCCGGTTGCATTACTGTTAAATCGATCTTGTTCATTTACCTCTCCTTTGAAGAGCACTTCTTACAAAGCCCGTACAATTCCAATTTATGCGATTCTACTTTAAACCCATGCTTCGCCGCAACCTGTTTTTGCAATTTTTCTATCTCATCTTGAGAAAATTCTATTATTTGCCCGCACCTCAAACAGATCAGGTGGTCGTGATGCTCGGCTTTGTGTCTGGGTTCAAATCTTGTCTCTTTGCCTTTAAATTGGCAGATATGCGCCAAACCCATATTGGCAAGTAATTTCAACGCGCGATAAACAGTCGCATAGCTGATCTGGGGATTGATTTTTTTGATTTCGTTATAGAGTTCCTCGGCCGTAAAATGCCGGTCCTCCTTAAGAAAATAATTAACGATGGATGTTCTTTTTTTAGAAGCTTTCAGCTTTTGTTCTTTTTTATATTTCTGGTACTCGTCCAGTCCATTTTGCTTTTTGATTTTGATTTGCATTTTCATTATTATATTATACTTAAAGAGCCGCAAATGTCAAGAACCATTGTTACCGGCTGTCAATCTCTCCGCAATCGGCGCGTTCCGATTTATGCTCATTATGCGAGACCGCGAAGTAATTTTTCTCCATCCGGATTGACTAATATGAATAAAACCCTATAATATTCCTGAGACACGATGAGATCAATGAGGCAAGAAATAAGGCAAAAAACAATATTAGTCCCGAATAAGATAATTGATCATACGGTTGTATGCACATTGTGTTTCCTCGCATGGTGGGTGCTCAACGCAGCCTGCAAAAAATCCGAGCGGGCACCTGCTTCGGATAAGCGGTACGAAGTTCCATTCAAGAAAGAAGGCCGGCTCGCGTTTATCAAAAAGGACACAAACGATACATTGATCGTGATCGATATTGAAATCGCCGATAACGAGGAAGAAAGAACCCGGGGACTCATGTGGCGCTATTCAATGCCAGACGGCGATGGCATGCTATTTGTTTTCGGAGAGGAAAGTCCGTTGTCGTTCTGGATGAAGAACACGTATATACCTCTAGATATTGTGTTTGTCAATAAGAGATATGAAATCATCACAATTCGGCAGAACACAACTCCTTTGGATGAAATGCCGATACCGTCGGATAAACCAGCCCAGTACGTGGTCGAAGTAAATGCCTGGTTTTGCGCCCGCCGCCGGATTAAAACCGGCGATGGGATCGGGTATGTTAAAGTCAAATAAAAACGTCAGTGCTTTTTTACCCGAAAAAACAGTTTGCAGTAACAATGGCCGTCCTTTTTTACCTCTTCATCGAGCGCGGGGCACGGGCAGAGGACGTCATTAACCTCATCCAGTGGATCACTCTGCTTGCAGGGACAGAAGTATTTCCCATGCTCCTGATAATTCATGGTCATTAGTCCCACAACTTTTTTAACCCGCTCATTATTCTGGTTCAGCCTGTATCCTTTGCTATTAGCAATACCTTCGATTCTTTTTAGATTTTCATCGTATTCTGTCATGCCGACAACGTCATCCCACTCATTAGCCATGTTGCCTCCCTTTTTTTAGTTTTAGAAAATCAGGAACTAAACAGGAATTTTTGGAATGTATTAAATGTAAATTGCGTAGATTGAATAACTGGTGATGATTTTCTAAAGAGACCCGACCGGGTCGAAAAACCCGGAGAGTCATTTGTTATTTCCCCAAAAGGTAATGAGTTCTCTCATATTCAAGGCAATCATATGCGAATAATTTTTAATGTCAACATGGCAACTTGTTTTTTGCATGGTGCACCATGTGTCAATACATATTCCATTTCAATTTTGTTTCAAGGATTTTGTTCTCTTTTATTTTTTCTTCACGCTGTTCAGAGTCGCATTCTAAAAGCAATGTTTTGAGCACTTCGGCATGCGCCTTTGCGTCTCTCGCCAGGTCAAGGAGAATCTTCCTAATGTGCTCGTTCGTGGTGAGCGTTGACAATTGTTCATAGAGATTTATCGCATCCGACTCCGCATTAGTACCAGCCCTGATGATTTCTTTGTCTAATTCCTCTTTGTGCAATTTATCCCATTTTGAAGGAATTTGGAATGGCATTTTTACCTCCTTCTCAAACATTTCGTCCTTAATATGTTCAAAAGACACCCAGAGCTTTTTTAACAAAATCAATCATAAATCATATCGGACAGATTGATGTAATTAGATGGATTTACTCTGATGCCTGAGACGTGTACTTCATAATGCAAGTGCGAACAGGTTGCACGGCCTGTTGAGCCGACAGTGGCAATTATCTGTCCCCGCTTTATTATATCACCTAATTTCACCAAAATACTTTGACAATGAGCATAGCGGGTTACATATCCATAACCATGGTCAATTTCAACCGACAATCCAAAACCCTGATTCCATCCCGTAAAGATAACTATGCCATCAGCTGTTGCATAAATTTGTGTTCCGGTCGGAGCACCGATATCAACGCCCCAATGCATGCGGATTTCTTTGGTGAACGGATCAACCCGGTAACCAAAGGGCGAGCCAAGAATACGCCCAGGTAAAGGATTTACTGAAGGCATATGTGCATAGCAATTCAGGTTGTCATCGATTTTGCGTTTTATTTCACCAAGACTCTTTCCTCTGAGATTGCATTGACCACATAGGATATTAAGAGCATCGTGGATATCATCCAACATTTTTTGCGTCTGACTCGACAAATTTTTATCTGAGAAATCACTGGTGCTGCCGCCTATTCCCATAGACCACACATCGGGGTGTATATTGGCCATTTCCAGATAGGTGCGCTCGCGATAATCTCTGGCAATTTGTGTTTCCAGTTGCTGATTTGCAGCTTGAACTAAGTGAGATAGTGAATCCGATTTCGCCAACAAGAATAAGTGTTCATCTTCAAGTCTGGCAAGGTTTGTCTTGGCAGCCGTAGTACATGCGCGATAACAAAATAAGGCTATCGTAAAGGTAGTGAGAATCAAAAAGAGTGTAGCAATAAAATATGGTAGTATCCATGGCAGAGAAAGGCGGCGTGTCCAATTCCTCTTTCTGGATATCAACACTAAGTTGATTTTTTCCATTATCCCTTTTATATTTTATCCAGCGCCTGTTTCAAATCATCAATCAAGTCGTTTATGTTCTCAAGTCCAACTGACAACCTGACGAAACCTGGTTTGATACCGATTCTCATTAACTCTTCTTCAGTGTATGCCACGTGTGTCATTGAAGCCGGGTGTTCGATCAATGTATCAATATCACCGAGACTAACAGCAAGGATGCACAGTCTGACCGAATTCATTAATTTTTTACCTGCTTCAATGCCATTCTTAAGATCAAAACCGATCATACCTCCGAAGTTTGTCATCTGTTTCTTAGCCATTTCATAGCCGGGGTGCCCGGGCAGACCGGGATAATAAACTCTTTCAACTTTAGGGTGAGCCGCGAGGAAATCGGCAATTTCCATCGCATTTAAACAGTGCCTGTCCATTCTCACGGCAAGCGTCTTCAATCCACGTAAAACCAGCCAAGCGTTGAAAGGCGACATTGTTGCGCCGGTATGTTTTGCGAATTCTGACTGCATCCTTACAATGAAGTCGTTTTTACCGACAACTGCGCCGCCGATTATATCACCATGTCCGCCAAAATACTTCGTTGCCGAGTGAACAACTACGTCAGCACCGAATTGTATGGGCCTTTGCAGATATGGCGTTGCAAAGGTATTATCTACACACAAGTATATTTGGTGTTTTTTTGCAATTTCTGCACATCGTTCAATGTCAATAATTTTCAATGTTGGATTTGCCGGGGTCTCAAAGAAAATCAGCCTGGTATTGGGTTTTATTGATCTTTCTATCTCCCCATTTTGCGCTGCATCAATAAAAGTTGTATGAATGCCCAACCGCGGCAGGACAATCTTGAATTGAGCGTATGTTCCACCGTAAATTGTATTGTCACAAATGATATGCTCATTACTTTTAACACAGGTTATTATCGTCGCGAAAATAGCGGCGAGGCCCGAAGCAAATATAAGTCCGGCTTCGGCTGATTCCAGAAGGGCAATCTGCCGAGCAAGAAGGTCGGTGGTCGGATTTCGAAGCCGGGTGTAGATATATCCCGCTTCTTCATTTTGGAAAAGATCAGCGCCGTGCTCGGCACTCTTGAAAGCAAAAGTTGATGTTTGATATATAGGCGGTGAAATGGCGCCCGTAATTTTGTCGGGATGCTGTTCCCCGTGAACGATTATCGTTTCAACCCGCATAGAACCTCCTCAACCATTGAAATGTGCTTGGATCCAGTGCCCTTAAAACGCTGGTTGCCCGTGCACGCGAAATTAATGACCTTGCATGCAGTCGGTAGGAAAGAGAAATCGTTACGATGTTAATGAAAACCATTATC from bacterium includes:
- a CDS encoding arginine decarboxylase, pyruvoyl-dependent; this encodes MIPKRIFLTKGAGRHKEKLASFEAALRDAGTAPFNIVRVSSILPPGAKILSRFKGLQYLSPGEIVYAVIAECSTNEPYRLIAASIGVAVPAERSQYGYLSEYHSYGETETNSGDKAEDLAAQMLATTLGVPFEPDVSYDERKEIWKISTKIVKTMNISQTAIGEKYGLWTTVLAAAVLVP
- the hisC gene encoding histidinol-phosphate transaminase; amino-acid sequence: MIEARDLVKRIRPYKPGKPIEEVIRELNLKGDVIKLASNENPLGTSPLAIKAMQKAINECFLYPDDNCCKLRNVLARRFQVDPEATIIGNGSVEILLLAALAYLDPADSAITSEGAFIWFKIAVSIAGARLIEVPMKHYTHDLKSMLMAVKKDTKLIYIDNPNNPTGTMVTKAEVNDFFRQLPSDVLVIMDEAYYEYISDPDYPSSFNYFRAGKDMLILRTFSKIYGLAGARLGYGFAKREIISNLMKLRISFNVNRISQAAGIAALEDFDHVKQGQEVNEAGKEFLFDVYKRLGLFYLPTYGNFIFVDFDKNSQIVFEELQKRGIITRPIKEYGFPNALRITVGTESQNRRLIDALKKII
- a CDS encoding Mrp/NBP35 family ATP-binding protein yields the protein MSSDKENDLKRLEAMLAKNMAQILAKILVLSNKGGVGKSFVAINIAACLSRRGAKVGLLDADIHGPSVAKMLGFEGKELQMDTEGMVPFQINPNLVAFSMASLLQNTDMPVIWRGPMKMGVLRQFLAEVNWGKLDYLIIDSPPGTGDEPLSICQMINKLTGAIIVTTPQDIALLDSRKCVRFLQQLSVPVLGMLENMSGLSCPNCGTKIDLFKSGGGEKAAREMGVPFLGQVPLDPRIVETTDNGRPFVEMYPDAEAAKILERICRSIDERIRPIKDKEK
- a CDS encoding NifB/NifX family molybdenum-iron cluster-binding protein — translated: MKIAIASDDGKTISSHFGRTRGFVIFEIEGMEIKKQEYRDNTFTGHARGLEGSNHSFDRHAPILEALSDCGVVISHGMGRRIYDDLSNAKIEAFITEIEDVENALKLFLNGNLVNRPELGCSHNEPEVK
- a CDS encoding DUF134 domain-containing protein produces the protein MARPQCCRQIGSEPRCCYFKPRGVPLVMLEVEILTLDEFEAVRLADLEGLYQEQAAEKMKVSRQTFGRIIESAHRKVAAALVKGKALRIEGGNIQMNAMLKTGMGSCGFCLCPKCGEKIPHKPGMPCREEKCPKCGVRMIREGSYHHQLVEKKKKGD
- a CDS encoding DUF6125 family protein, with amino-acid sequence MDQKKFIEPKDLDKKQLLELLEDAARNWLAHDGLWFQAVEKKCGLETAIELDGNAWKEFTQIEARRIMKRLNIKPGGGIPALHQALKFRLYAFVNVQAITEVSDNRCLFRMMNCRVQEARRRKNLPDFPCKPVGMIEYCHFAKTIDPRIETRCIACPPDPHPGEFYCCWEFTAVK
- a CDS encoding ferrous iron transporter B, translated to MKKILLMGNPNVGKSVVFSRLTGVGVISSNYPGTTVEFVSGSMKVGDQKVDVVDVPGTYSLEPTNPAEKVALELLNDAVGDKGVVVVNVLDATNLERNLNLTLQLLKKDILLIVVLNLWDETKHTGITINIGKLEAILGIPVVPTVAVTGERIKELIGRLNEAKKSIYEYEDAEKWHEVGKIIEQVQTVRHRHHTFWEMLGDLTIKPVTGIMIALVILAATFYVIRLIGEGLINILLDPLFNNLYLPFIARIVSLIPVPFIRALLLGTTPNVLESFGLLTTALYIPLVVVLPYLFGFYLVLSFLEDWGYLPRLAVLLDSIFHRLGLHGYSAIPIILGLGCKVPAMLATRILETRREKVIAVALIMMSAPCMPQTAMIVSLVMPHGAGYVALIFGILIVIAALTGFFLNKLLRGETPELFVEIPPYRIPRLSILFRKVWLRLSTFFIEAIPLIILGVFFIGILEQLKVINALSVILGAPLEYILGLPPQTALVMISGFLRKDVSIALLAPYNLGPEQLVIACIFLVLYLPCCATFFTMARELGWRDALRILLILLGSGFLVGGILNLIFKII
- a CDS encoding FeoA family protein, coding for MNKIDLTVMQPGQKGKVIEIQGGRGMAMKLEALEIRPGVEITKVSTQIMHGPVIVGVGKAQVAIGFGIARRIIVKPADNDRSQ
- a CDS encoding transcriptional repressor, whose protein sequence is MQIKIKKQNGLDEYQKYKKEQKLKASKKRTSIVNYFLKEDRHFTAEELYNEIKKINPQISYATVYRALKLLANMGLAHICQFKGKETRFEPRHKAEHHDHLICLRCGQIIEFSQDEIEKLQKQVAAKHGFKVESHKLELYGLCKKCSSKER
- a CDS encoding DUF192 domain-containing protein translates to MCFLAWWVLNAACKKSERAPASDKRYEVPFKKEGRLAFIKKDTNDTLIVIDIEIADNEEERTRGLMWRYSMPDGDGMLFVFGEESPLSFWMKNTYIPLDIVFVNKRYEIITIRQNTTPLDEMPIPSDKPAQYVVEVNAWFCARRRIKTGDGIGYVKVK
- a CDS encoding ferredoxin-thioredoxin reductase catalytic domain-containing protein, with the translated sequence MANEWDDVVGMTEYDENLKRIEGIANSKGYRLNQNNERVKKVVGLMTMNYQEHGKYFCPCKQSDPLDEVNDVLCPCPALDEEVKKDGHCYCKLFFRVKKH
- a CDS encoding ferritin family protein, which gives rise to MLKKLWVSFEHIKDEMFEKEVKMPFQIPSKWDKLHKEELDKEIIRAGTNAESDAINLYEQLSTLTTNEHIRKILLDLARDAKAHAEVLKTLLLECDSEQREEKIKENKILETKLKWNMY
- a CDS encoding M23 family metallopeptidase, translated to MEKINLVLISRKRNWTRRLSLPWILPYFIATLFLILTTFTIALFCYRACTTAAKTNLARLEDEHLFLLAKSDSLSHLVQAANQQLETQIARDYRERTYLEMANIHPDVWSMGIGGSTSDFSDKNLSSQTQKMLDDIHDALNILCGQCNLRGKSLGEIKRKIDDNLNCYAHMPSVNPLPGRILGSPFGYRVDPFTKEIRMHWGVDIGAPTGTQIYATADGIVIFTGWNQGFGLSVEIDHGYGYVTRYAHCQSILVKLGDIIKRGQIIATVGSTGRATCSHLHYEVHVSGIRVNPSNYINLSDMIYD
- a CDS encoding aminotransferase class I/II-fold pyridoxal phosphate-dependent enzyme — encoded protein: MRVETIIVHGEQHPDKITGAISPPIYQTSTFAFKSAEHGADLFQNEEAGYIYTRLRNPTTDLLARQIALLESAEAGLIFASGLAAIFATIITCVKSNEHIICDNTIYGGTYAQFKIVLPRLGIHTTFIDAAQNGEIERSIKPNTRLIFFETPANPTLKIIDIERCAEIAKKHQIYLCVDNTFATPYLQRPIQFGADVVVHSATKYFGGHGDIIGGAVVGKNDFIVRMQSEFAKHTGATMSPFNAWLVLRGLKTLAVRMDRHCLNAMEIADFLAAHPKVERVYYPGLPGHPGYEMAKKQMTNFGGMIGFDLKNGIEAGKKLMNSVRLCILAVSLGDIDTLIEHPASMTHVAYTEEELMRIGIKPGFVRLSVGLENINDLIDDLKQALDKI